The nucleotide sequence TGGTAGAAAAGCTTTATATTGGTAAAGTTAATAATATAAAAAATACAAACCGTAAAAAATAAATATTATGAGGATTTAGATTAGAAGGTTCTATGGTGATGAGTATGAGAGAGATTTTAATATCCGAATGTATAGAATTATTAAGGGCTCATAAATTTACAGTTTCAAAACCATTAGGTAGAAGTTGCTTTGATATGGTTGCAAGTAGGGATGATATTAGATTGATTTTAAAGATTTTAAAAAATATTGATAGTTTGAGTAGAGAGCAGTCAAAAGAGTTGAAGAAGATTAGTAAAATATTACATGGAACTCCTCTAATAATAGGAATTAGGACAAGAAACGCCCCTATGGAGCATGGGGTTGTTTATGACAGATACAATATAAAAGCAGTAACCTTTGAAACGTTTAGGGATTATTTAGAAGGAAGCCCCCCAGTGGTTTATGCAAATAGAGGTGGATTCTTTGTAAAGATAGATGGAAAGGTTTTGAAAGAAGTTAGAGAAGCTATGGGAATATCTGTTGGAAAATTGGCAGAGATTGCAGGTGTTTCAAGAAAGGCAATCTATAAATATGAGACGCAGATGGCAAATCCTTCGGTTGATGTAGCTATAAAAATT is from Methanocaldococcus bathoardescens and encodes:
- a CDS encoding transcriptional regulator, whose product is MREILISECIELLRAHKFTVSKPLGRSCFDMVASRDDIRLILKILKNIDSLSREQSKELKKISKILHGTPLIIGIRTRNAPMEHGVVYDRYNIKAVTFETFRDYLEGSPPVVYANRGGFFVKIDGKVLKEVREAMGISVGKLAEIAGVSRKAIYKYETQMANPSVDVAIKIEEFLDVPLVKGIDLFEPVNDEDVENKLENLEDFKKEAINFLNELGFKSFVVEKAPFDAVAEKDMDNNLNILLTNIEEKGSEEVKRKALFVRELSRLLDGYSLLILEEKEKEYKNLPVVSIEELKKMDDALELIEHIKSMLRDIK